A genomic region of Manihot esculenta cultivar AM560-2 chromosome 15, M.esculenta_v8, whole genome shotgun sequence contains the following coding sequences:
- the LOC110607913 gene encoding uncharacterized protein LOC110607913 has product MEDDSSFNSIDLLLGRQFLSTARMKIDMREGTLTMEFDREEVKFDVYDAMKYSDGNFSLCSIDIVDPFAQEAFKLRKKDKLEVVVTKNLTLDSLDNSTSQLDEEIVETVRSLDTSSHNDIRSFLGHAGFYRRFIKDFSKVTQPFCKLLQKDALFNFDEKCQEAFDTLK; this is encoded by the exons ATGGAAGATGATAGTTCATTCAACTCTATCGATTTGTTGCTAGGGAGACAATTTCTCAGCACAGCTAGAATGAAGATCGACATGCGTGAAGGCACGCTCACAATGGAGTTTGACAGAGAAGAGGTAAAATTTGATGTCTACGATGCAATGAAGTACTCTGATGGCAATTTTTCCCTTTGCAGCATAGACATTGTTGATCCTTTCGCTCAAGAAGCATTCAAACTAAGGAAGAAAGACAAGTTGGAGGTAGTTGTAACCAAAAACTTAACATTGGACAGCCTTGACAATAGCACATCTCAACTCGATGAGGAAATCGTAGAAACAGTTCGCTCATTGGACACATCAAGCCATAAC GACATTAGATCTTTTCTTGGTCATGCAGgattttacaggaggtttatcaaGGACTTCTCAAAAGTCACTCAGCCATTTTGCAAGCTTTTGCAAAAGGATGCACTGTTTAATTTTGATGAAAAGTGTCAAGAAGCCTTTGACACTCTAAAATAA